The Sorghum bicolor cultivar BTx623 chromosome 6, Sorghum_bicolor_NCBIv3, whole genome shotgun sequence genome contains the following window.
GGGTTACATCAAGCTTCGTATAAACAAGTCCAGGGTTACATCAATCTTCGTCTAAAGAAATCAGCCGGCCTTGGAAGGATAATGCAACACACATTGCAATTTCAGCCTTTAATACCTGTCTCCACTCCCACTCAGCAATCGGCATTGGAATATTGGAGAATTCACGCTAATCCTTTGCCAAAGCCCAATTAGCGAGCTGTCTGTCTTCCCTCTAGCCTTGCTGCAGTATTAAGGGTTGCTGATGGAAAGAAGCACCTGCCCTGACCCTTCTTCTGATAAAAGGCATCCATGCTGATTAGATTTTTGTCCGTGTGTACGAGATTACGAACCTGTATTAACATCTCAATTTGGTGTGGATTTGTTTTATTCAGGGTTGCTGTTGTCACCGGAGGGAACAAAGGAATTGGGCTGGAAGTATGCAGGCAGCTAGCCTCCAGGGGTGTCATGGTGATCCTAACGGCGCGGGACGAGAGAAAAGGATCAAAAGCAGTGGGTATGCTTCATGGATCCGGACTACCTAATGTACAGTTTCACCGCCTGGATGTCAGTGATCCAACTGACACTGCCCGTCTGGCTGAATTTATCAGGGAGAAGTTTGGCAGGCTAGATATCCTGGTGAGATCTTTTTTCAGAAATATTAGAGTTGATTTAATATGGTCGATCTATTGTTGAGTCTTGTGAAAAATTACATACAAGTATATTGCCTAGAGTATCTCCAATAACATTATTTAAATGACCTCCTATCCTCTATTTGGATAGTGGAGGTCAAAAATCCACTCCAGCAGACCCTCTACTAAATCTTCCAAATTTATTTGCCTCCTATTTTCCTCCTTCCACCACTCATTCCTGTTGGCCCCTACTCGGCTACCCAAACCAGTAGAAGTGGCTTCGAGTATTTGTCTACCCCAAACCAATTGTCAAACTGTGTGACACACTTACAGGTTTAGGTCCATAACGAATGATCTTAGGTTGTATTTGGTTCAAGCTTCTGGAAAGTCACACTGCTGCCAAAAATGCAGAATGACAATATTCACAGCATCTTGAACTCGTCTTTTGGCTTTTAGCTTTCTCAAATGGATGAAAATAGAGAGACATTTTACAGCTGTTTTAAGGGAATTAAAGAGAGAGGGTAGATTTTTTAGTTGTTTCAACCAAACAACTTACATCTTGTTCAGAGCATATAGCTACAATAGCTTTTCAACAGCTTACAACATCTTTTTCACGGCTCACAGACCCTTAATCTACTATATCTAGATATATCGTCCCAGTATAGTGTTAGACTTTTTTTTCTATACGAAGTATGGACTCGAACTGACGCTAGTAACTGTGCAGATCAATAATGCAGGGGTTATAGGTGCAAGTGCAAGTGCAGAGATTGATACAACATCAATTAAGGAAGAGGTAAGTCCTTTGAATCTCGAAGACCATTGTTTACAATTCAACGGTAGTGTCATGGCCTCTCTACTGAAAAGACACTACTATCTATCTGCAAGATTGCAACTTGCAGTAGCAGTGGTCTCTTTGTAGTTTCCCTTTCTTGGTCCCTTGAGCTGAAGTGGTAGACTAGGCTTAACCCGGTGCATCAAGCAGCTCGTAGGCAAGAACGCCATGGAGAGGCTACACTGGTTGCTGCAGCACTCCACGGAGAGTTACGAGGAAGCAAGAGAATGCCTGAAAATAAACTACTTCGGCACCAAATATGTGACCGAAGCACTCCTCCCAATCCTTCTGTCCTCCTCTGACGGACGGCTCATCAATGTATCATCCAACTACGGACTACTCCAGGTATATATACCTATCTGAAGTCCTGAACAATCATGCAACAGATTAATCGGCACTAACCCTTAGAAAGAATTACAATTTGGTTATCCAATTCTTCTTGTTTGTTTTCCAGTATTTCAGTGGCGAAGATCTTAAGCAAGAGCTAAACGATATTGACAACCTGACGGTAGAGAGGCTAGATGAGATGTCGGAGTTGTTCCTGAAAGACTACAAGAATGGCCAGCTGAAATCTCATGGATGGCCTGCCGATTCTGAGTACCTGGCCTACAAGGTATCCAAGGCTCTGACCAATGGCTATACCAGGATACTGGCGAAGGCGCTCCCGAAATTACACATCAACAGCGTGCACCCTGGCTATTGCAAAACTGACATCAACTTTGACACCGGCGAATACACCGCGGAAGACGGTGCTAGTTGCATCGTTTCGGTGGCGCTATTGCCGGAAGGAGGCCCAACTGGCGTGTTCTTCTTCCGCACAGAAGAAGCACCCTTTGTGTAACTCTTGAAGTACTCTGTGATGTAACGAATGTGGATGTGGTGGCATCATGCCTGAACTATGTCATAGAGAACAACTGCACTGCATTGGAACAATCTGTTCTCCTCAGAAACCTGTGATTTTCGATCATTTTCTACTGTCACTCTTCAATCGATGATAGAAAACAGTTCGCCAGGAAGCATTAAAACACTGCTAACAAGGATTATAAGGACAACATTGTTAGGATCGTATATTCAAAGTAGTAGAGTTCTGCTTACAAAGTTACAATTTTTCCGCGAGGCTAACACAGCTCCATGCCAAAATTGCCATTGTCATGAGCCTCAGACGTAACGAGGGCATCTGGTACACTTACAGCTTGATGACAAACCGAGTTCACAGAAAGattaagaaaagaaaagaggagGGAATAAAGAAGCGTCGTAAAGAAAAATGGCAGACGCAAACTTCTGTCTGCGTGATATATATGGATCATCGCTTGCTCCTAGTTGTCCTCTCCTTTCTCATCTTCCGGTGCCGCTGGTTGCGGAGGTTGCTCCTCGGCAGCCAAGTCCGGCAGCACCTCCTGGGACGTGCTCTTCTTCTTCATGTGGTTGTAGCTCCCCTTCTCCATGAACAGCTGCCCGAAGTGGATCTTGCAGTACAAGACGCCGTTGAGCGCGGCGTAGGAGGAGGTGGTCAGGATGCAGCCCCCGTGTGAGCACTTGAAGCAGCTCTTGTGGTAGGCCTCGCCTTCCAAAGTTAACTGAACAATAGAACAATTTTGTTAGCGTTACACATTCATTAGAATTTAGTAGGGCAAGAGAAATTATTGACTGTTGTTACTGTTTCCCAAAAGTATGGCAATTTGTTATTATTAGATATTGGGAAGTAAGTACTAAGAAAAAAATATTCATCATTTCAGTACCTTCTCCAGCGGGTACACTGTTTTCTGGCATGCTGCACACTTATCCTGAGTACCAGAAAATGCAGACGATAGCTTGCTTGGGGCCCTTGCCTGCAAAGTGCAAAGGGATTCCAATTTGCATTGCAAACATTTATCCAGTTACTACAATAAACAGAGACATTCCAAAATCAATCATGATGATACTAGTCTTGTGAGGGTAGCTGTACCAGTTCACCCTTGTCTGACTTGCAACCTGAATTACACAACAAAGTTTTCAGCATAATGTTCTCTCCGGCAcgacaaattaaacagaattgtTGTGACAACCGAAGATCACGTCGTAGTGCTGCATTACCTGGCGTGAACTTCTTGGAGAAGCTCCCGGTCTCCTTGAAGAGCTGCTCGAAGTGGGTCTTGCAGTACAGCACACCGTCCATGGAAGAGTAGCTGCACATCTGCAGCCGACCAACGCATTATACATCACTCGGTTTGCAGCGTCAGAAAAACTCTTGCTTTTGTGGCTTGCATTCACGCAGAGATGGGATGCAAATAAACTCGATCGTTTTTCTATGCCATGGACGACAGGACATTATATTTGCATGATGCACACGTACCGAGAGGATCCCCTTGCAGTGGCTGCACTTGAAGCATGTCTTGTGGTAGATGACGCCGTCGGCCGTGAGGAGGTCGATGAAATGGACGGTCTTGTCGCACGCCGTGCACTTGTCCTGCGTGCCGGTGAAAGACATGGTGCCGACGCCTGTGGCTGCACGCACGCACTCGTCGCCCCCAATGCAATCCGCAATCGTTTCTCTCCTCCGCTAGGGTAAGCGAGTAAATAGACGAAGCTAGGATTGGGGATAATAAGTGATGGCTACGGAGAAGCCGCGGCAGCGAACGAGAGCTCCGGAGCAAGCATAGGGAGCGGGCGGGCTCTGCGCCGCATAGACTTGGTCAAGCGAGTGCTTGATTTAGAATGAGAGGGATGGTGCGTGATCTCAGCTCAGGACATTGCCGGGACAAGAATAATGCGCTACCGTCCTTCATTTCCTTATGTTCTCTAGCGTGGCCCTCTCCTCCCTTCATTTCGGAATTCGGATGAGTCGAATGAACTGCTTGCATGCGTTACACACGTCAGCTACGTATGTGCACGCAATTTGGACAAAAAGATTTGGTGGTAGTTGTTCTGAGTTCTTCCCAGTAATCGTTTTGGGTTTCTTAATTAGCTTATTGCATTTTTAAGAGAGTGTCTTTTTTTTTGGGGTTGGGGGGGAGGTGAggtaaagatataaatattatgaAAGATCAGGGGCAACAGAttcttttgccaaaaaaaaagtcCGATCTGCAATGTATAATTCACTACCGGAAtccggctctttgccgagtatctagtggtttgccgagtgtttttttcgggcactcggcaaagagcttctttgccgagtgctaaagAAAAAACGCCCggcaaaaaaaaacactcggcaaagagggttctttgccgagtgttaaaaAAAAACATTCGGCAAAGagggttctttgccgagtgttttgccgagtgttaaaaAAAAACATTCGGCAAAgaccctctttgccgagtgttttttttgacactcggcaaagaaccctCTTTGccgaatgtttttttttttgacactcggcaaagaaccctTTTTGCCgagtgaaaaaaaagaaacactcggcaaagaaaatttcaaatcaaaatttgaagccctaaacaaattcaaatcaaaaagtttttaactacaaagttgtataacttctcaagatctataatctttattttggccatttcttcatttggtaaagtgaaaataaatttgttcacaaattttatctctctcttatagtttaactacaagagagatatataagatttgtgaaaaatattagaattaccgtgtcagatgagcaaatgatcaaacaaccaaaataaactttatagattttgacaagttatgaaattttatagttgacaatttttttatttgagtttatcTTATCATTTAAAACTGcgtctttatttgaaaatttttaattttgatttTCTGGAATTACCTCGGATGAAAAAACtgactaaataaactttgtaggtctcgaaaagttatgaaactttgtaggtctcgaaaagttatgaaactttgtagttgataactttttgatttgaaataatgttgtcatgcaaaaactacgtttaaatttttcaaatttgaaattcaaattttgtaaacgacctcAGATGGATGAAGGGTCGAGATAGCGGACtagagaggggggtgaatagtcctttctaaaactttaacacgccggctaaccaaaacagttgcggaattaaaactatcggtctagccaagactacacccctctatctaagttctctagcaccttgaaaagatcctaaacaaacaagcaaggtgctaccttagcaagagctcacctaaccaaatctagaaacaaggttacacaaacctatgcaactagtactttacaaacgggggagctcctacacaaactagtgaggcaaagcgcacaaaggctaagctcactagcaagctcaataacaaggcaactaatgccaaattagagagcgcaacttacttagctacacaaactaagaaatgtgactaacaaagttacacaaaccaaattagtcacgcaagggaactacttctagctacacaagcaagaaggtaactagcaagctacacaagctaactaattacaagagcaactacacaagcacaaatatatgaatgtaaatacaagcttgtgttagggacttgcaaaccaacgggaagaacaaagttgatacgatgattttctcccgaggttcacttggttgccaccaagctacgtgtgtcgaccaacacttggtggttcggcggctaagaggtgttacacgaacctcgtccccactaggacaccgcaagaacctacccacaagtgaggtagctcaatgacacgcacgatccaataaAGTTGGtattcgcgatccccgcggggtgagcaccgtacccctcacaaatcctcctccggagcaccgcacaatcctCTTGCGTGCTTCAAATGGAGTCACAatccacca
Protein-coding sequences here:
- the LOC8083313 gene encoding salutaridine reductase, translated to MERSTCPDPSSDKRVAVVTGGNKGIGLEVCRQLASRGVMVILTARDERKGSKAVGMLHGSGLPNVQFHRLDVSDPTDTARLAEFIREKFGRLDILINNAGVIGASASAEIDTTSIKEELVGKNAMERLHWLLQHSTESYEEARECLKINYFGTKYVTEALLPILLSSSDGRLINVSSNYGLLQYFSGEDLKQELNDIDNLTVERLDEMSELFLKDYKNGQLKSHGWPADSEYLAYKVSKALTNGYTRILAKALPKLHINSVHPGYCKTDINFDTGEYTAEDGASCIVSVALLPEGGPTGVFFFRTEEAPFV
- the LOC8083314 gene encoding LIM domain-containing protein PLIM2c, with translation MSFTGTQDKCTACDKTVHFIDLLTADGVIYHKTCFKCSHCKGILSMCSYSSMDGVLYCKTHFEQLFKETGSFSKKFTPGCKSDKGELARAPSKLSSAFSGTQDKCAACQKTVYPLEKLTLEGEAYHKSCFKCSHGGCILTTSSYAALNGVLYCKIHFGQLFMEKGSYNHMKKKSTSQEVLPDLAAEEQPPQPAAPEDEKGEDN